In the Diprion similis isolate iyDipSimi1 chromosome 13, iyDipSimi1.1, whole genome shotgun sequence genome, TCGACGGAGCGGTGAAAAATCTCACAGAAATTAATGTCAGTTGCGCAATAGAGATTATATTAtcaacaaatataaaaatgttgttataatattcaaatataaaattgcaatTACTCTTCTACGGTTGCGGGCCAAAAGTTTAAATTcgcgaaaaaaatgtcacacaTTGATTATactgtaagaataaaaaaaaattgcacacaTCATAACGGAAAATTTCGTTACAAATGAGCCTATTATTAAACAATGCAGATCGTCCTGAGGGTTAAAGAGGTTCAATCATAAATTATTGTCCTTGAATAATATTCTTTCGAGCGGGACATAAATGGATGTTGAAATTGGTTAGCCGGACGGTAATAATTTGAATGGAATAATTCCTTGCTCGTTGTTACGAAACAGGGCAATAAAGGCGGTGCCAAATGATGGGTAAAAAGGATCTTCAGAAGCCGGTGGTGGCAGTGAGTCAGGAAAAAAAAGCTCAGATCAATGAGAACGAATTGAGACGAGCGAAACGAGATGAGAGAAAAGAACAAGCAGCTGCAGGGTCCGAAGAAATCAAGACGGATGATGAAGTGGGTGATGATGATCGGGTTAATAGAACCGCCGAAAGTCCGAACCTCGAGGAACGTTCTGCGGATGAAATAAGAATTGGCGGTGTTGAAGGGTGAGTCTTGGCTTATACTTACCACTTGACACACTTCTCTCAAAGTGTCTGATTGACGAGCTTCCAACAACTTTGATGGACAACTGTTGAAGCATATTCGGAAGCGAAAAGTTCCAGCATTTGAAAGTAATTTTAAGGTGCCTACAATGAAATAGTATTCAttagggtgaattttttttgaacgactatttttttttttcagtccccatcgaaaattttgttctatatgtcgaaaaaaaaattccctaaaagttatagcccttaatattaatattaagtactcgcctagggcgtgaaaagatttcccatataaaatacacgtgaatcgaagcggtttttttttcaaatctctacaactcagtGGAATTTTATCATATCACattggtcttggtcgcaatttacgcagaattgaacgatcttcaTAAGTGTCTGAAACGTCGTGAGTCCAACTTACACTGGTGAGATGGTACAGGTcactaaagttgatttttacccaaaattctccattttccgctgttatctccgaaatgatcaactttaccaaaaaaatgtgaaagaaaactttgttggaaattcaattttctacaaaaaaggtcctgTAGACCTGAttgctcagattgatatttcttgagatatcgaactttaactttttgtcgtataaaatttttatggtttatcgaatcaaacgttttaaattattgatattgcgttggaatttgatttttttcgattcgatttGATCCATTCGATCTATTCTATTGGAATATCAGTAATTCAAAacgtttgattcaataaaccaTGATGTTTATTGGTTATATTAGATTAAAACGTTTAATTCAatagaacataaaaattttatacgtcaagtaagttgaatttcgatatctcaagaaatatcaatctgagcattTTGGTCTAAAGGAcctttcttgtaggaaatcaaattttcaacaaagttATTCTTCACATTTTTGTGGTACAGTTAATCATTTtggagataacagcgaaaaaaggagaatcttgggtaaaaatcaactttagtgCCCTGTACCACCTCACAAATGTAAGTTGCACTTACGCCGTTCTAAacacttttgaagatcgttcaattctgcgtaatttgcgaccaagaccaatgtgatatcataaaattctgctgagttgtagagatttgaaaaaacaacgcttcgattcacgtgtattttatatgggaaatcttttcacgccttGGGCGaatacttaatattaatattaagagctatAACTTTTAGTGAATTATTTGTTCTACACATAGACCAATTTTTTGATgaggactgaaaaaaaatatagtcgttcaaaaaaaatcaccctagCGTTCATGGATTTATGGCTAGTTTTACCTAAAATTTCTCGTACACTTAGTTGTAACAAAAGTATGTAATTCCAATTGGTAATGATAAAACATTTTCTGGCGTGACTATACCTCGAAAGATAAGCACTTAGCATTAATTATTCGGACATAATGAGATAAATGTGACACGCTTTGACCCAAAGAGAATCCCAGCGGTAGTGGAGAGTGTATAGATCACACGTGCTCGTCTGGTACACAAgtgtatgcaaatttttattgttagtaaataaatttgtttcaaattgatttctgCCTCAAGTACCATTTCGCAATTGGTCTTGTCACTCTGTTATGGTCTTTCACGCAGGCAATACTTACAACACGTACAATCCAACAAGTGGGACAAATTGATCTATAAATCGGTGGTATTTACTAGAAGCTCCGAGACTTGGTcgtttaaaatattgaaataaatatgcagAGTTAGAACCAGACatttaatgtttttcaaaaactccATCTGGTTTGGAAAAATACTTGATTAAACCTCACGACTTGTCAAAACTTGACATACTTTAACCTCTGTTGAAACATTGCAAGAAAATCACGTGTCATCGGGTATTTTCCACACGTTTTTGTGTCACTAGTTTGGAATGATGCGTGCTTATTTTACCAAGAACAATATTCCATGCATTCTGACCTTTGCTCCAATTACAACAGTTCGTCGAGACCagtcaataataaataaagctTCTTACAGCGAGAGTCGAGGCACACAATTTCAAAGTCATATTGGCCAAACGTAGTATCGATGAATTCCAATTCTTGTAACACTGAAATCGAGGTTCTCTTAACTTATTTTGATGTTGATAACTTGTTTTGGTTGGTTGGATCTTCGTCTGTAGGTACCCAGCACCGCTAAACTTAGCACGTTTCAAACGGCTTCAAGCACTTTATTTGATTGCGAATTCTTTCCGACTTCTATCTTATCTAATCAACGGTTTTATACCGTTGTCACGGCGATTCGAGttattttcgtgaaaaaactaCGCCATGATATCACCACGATTTCATAGCCGTTATTACATaaatgaaagttgaaaaataatttgtaaaacaGTACCAATGGCAGGTCCTCTTTTGTAAACGTTGTTTGACAATGTCTGATTACTGTTTTATGTCAGTGGTGCCACTCACTCGACACTCATAATCATGAACGGACACGGAGAGAAGTTAATCGAGATGAAAGGTCCGGGGACGAATCATTGGGTAAGCGTTGGAGTATCAAAGTATTCCAATAACGAAAGTCGCCAGTTATAACGACCAAGtgaaagattttgaaattgctcTCTTGCAGCAACTCGGTATGAAAGAAACAGCCGCTAGGATCAACGGGATGATAACTATGGCTAAAAAGGAATTGAACATTCGCACGTCATCGCCATTGGACTCTGTGGTAAGTGGCAGCCCTGACGTTTTGCAGTCACTTAAAACTCTGTCACTGATTGCTGATGAATAGAATAACATGGAATGACCACTGGAGTAGTGTACTTGCACGGTCTTATCTCAGACCCAATTCTCAAATTTGCAACTTAGGGTCTGACCTTGAGTGGTTGCGAACAAGACGAAAGCAACCGTCACTTAAGGGAGACGCTTTTCCACGAGTTTCCAACGGCGTCTAGACAGTACTTCATAGGATCCGATACCCTGGGGAGCATAAAAACCGGCATTCAGAATGGTGGTGTTGTTCTGATTGCGGGAACCGGAAGTAATGCTCTACTCATCAATCCAGATGGGCAGAAACACGGTTGCGGAGGATGGGGTCACATGATTGGAGACGAAGGCAGtggttagattttttttatttactctttAATTTCTCGGTAtggtttccattttttttttgggggggggctTGTTTCCATCATTGCTTTGAACCCAGACTACACAGTTCAGAGCATTTTtggaaagaataagaaaatggaagcgaaaatttaatcaattcctGCAGCCTATTGGATAGCCCATCGCGCTACGAAGTACGTCTTCGACGATATGGACAACCTTGAAAAGTCACCACGACCCATCAGCTACGTTTGGCCAGCGATGCGAAACTTCTTTCACGTGGCAGATAGGACCGACCTGCTGCCCCACCTCTACGCAAACTTTGATAAAAGCAAGTTCGCGATGCTTGCCAAAGAACTGGCGAAAGGTTGCGAGCACGAGGACCCCCTCTGCCTTCTACTCTTCGAAGATACGGGGAAGATCTTGGCGCGTTATGTTCAAGTCGTTGCCACCAAGGCGCATAACGTGAGTGACATTGTTGTACTCTCAAGTAGTATAGATCAGCTCGTAAGACCatttttaaggtgcttatgaagacgcgttgtacacctcgaaaacgcggggatgcaaaactcttataccgctcaagtggtcagagtgaaacttgggcaattgatgccttattttggcgaaaagtggagcgtctttttacttttttaaaatttggaaaaaaattttacagattggttaccacccacagaaattggccaaattttcacagttgcactgaatggatcgaactatccggtatgatgccactcggtggtgataaaacacatattttgagcctagttccatgagatttgattgtgaaatgacgaaatggcagctgatctggttttcgcttacgaagtacaccgaaatctcattttggcgacatttgttgccgacctttcatgcctgccggtaattttttaccgacactacacgcatacattaccagCATACGcttaatgtcggtaacaaatgtcgccaaaatgagatttcggtgttcttcgtaatcgaaaaccaaatcagctgccatttcgtcatttcacgaTCAAATCTCTTGGGActaggctcaaaatgtgtgtttcatcaacgccgagtggcatcataccggataggtcgatccattcagtgcaacttgaaaatttggccaatttctatgggtggtaaccaatctgcaaaatttttttccaaattttaaaaaagtaaaaagtagctccactttttgccaaaattaggcattaattgcccaagtttcactctgatcgcttgagcggtataggagttttgcatccccgcgttttcgaggtgtacaacgcgtcttcataagcaccttaagccGGAATGGCACGTCCTTTGAAAAGAATAATGCCACGCGAAGTTGAATTGAACCAACTGACAGGAAGGTATCCCAGttcgatctctccgatttgatttcttttgtaatatgttatagttgactaaaaactaagcagcacgtatttttttttatccgccattaaacacttcaaaggggtgaaaccaccctccaaAGTAAAGTCTATCAAGAGGTGATTTGGCAGTTTCACCCACCagaacgtaaaatttttttaacctatccaactggaaaagtttcctctttaaaaaaaaaaaaaaaaaaaaactaccaaaTCGTCTCCTTTTCGAATCTCCAAAGTTTATGCTACCTACTCGAAGTGCAAAGTTGACATTTTCTTGCACCCTATAAACGGTTCCCTTGACTTAATTTCAGGACTTGCTTCTGTCTCCTGGTGGACTTCGAGTCGTCTGCGTTGGATCCGTCTGGCATTCGTGGCCGTACATGAAAAAGGGATTTGTCGAGCAGATTCACGGGACCCCCGGAGTCGATGAGCTGACTCTCCTTCGTCTGAAGACTTCCGCTGCCGTTGGAGCCTGCTACTTGGCTGCGGACTCGCTGCAGTGCGGCTCTTTGAAGAAGACTTACGACGATAACATCGACATATTCTACCATTACAAGCGGGCCAACATGCCAAAATCAGCCAAGGACGACTAGGCGAAGGTACAAAATACTCGTCTTCGTGTCTAAGACGTCATTTCTTCCAGTTCCTATCTTATACTTCTTTCTAATCTTGACGGTTTTATCCTTCGcagaaaagtttcaaaagccGAGAATTGAGACGAGGAACTGAGACAACCAAGTTGGCGAAAAGGTCCTGGAGGTAACCGCTTTCCGACTTGACTAAGCTTTTATATTCGGATTAATTATTTCGCCTGCAGGAAGTCACGCAGTCGGTCTTCACCTCTCGCACAGTCCAATCAGGCCATGAATTTTCGTTGTCCACTCGCAGCTGCTCGTTTGAAAAGTATGCCTACTTCGCTGGCTTGCGTTCGATGCTGCACACCTGCGTCAACCACGTGGACAAGGTCCGATTCCTCCTTGAGAGAAAGTTCGTAGTATATTCGGTGACCTTTCTCCTGGAGAAATTTAGAACGATTATGTCAGAGTACAGTCGTTTGACGTTATGGTGCCAGGAagaattacatttatttcttaCAGGCTGTGCAGGACTGTGTTTCCATTTTTCTGAGGAGTACGTAAGAATCTATAAATTGTATgtgattaataaattattattgttatacagTAATATGATTGAACATCCAAATAGCGTCTTGCAAGTTCGTTCATAATTTCATTCTACCACAAAATATcaatacaataattattgcCGGATCTGAAATTCTTCGTAGAATGAACTACTTCGAACTTGATGATAATGTGTTTACGGATATTCATTTCGATTGACAAACTCAAGCTAAAAActcttttatattttacaaattattttcttcctaGATTTagttgtaaatataaaaattattctcatgcatcaaattgattttttcagttcaatttaatttttgaaaaagaaaaaaaaaaaaaactaaaaaatagtaattataaaaatatcaaatgcgGTCGGTACGACGAAAAAACATATTCGAGCCCTAATAATTCCTTATTTTCTCTAAAATGACGTAAAACAGTAAACAGAGTTctttttctctaaaaaaatCTGGGGTATAAATGACGTCGATATATGTTGAGGGGGGAAGGAggtccgccatcttggattaaaggtacaaaaaattgttttcttcaaagcgagcatttttttttgcaaatctgaTGCGTAAcgagttatttaaaaaaaaaaccaattccTTGTACCTTTATTCCAAGATGGCggacacccccccccccccccacataCACCTTTCCTTTAGGGGATAGCCTGgaactaaataaaaaatatcgaaatcatTTTTACCCACATTTTGTATTACCATTATATAAATATGGCTCGAGCACTTTGAAGTCTGCAAACAGCTGCTGACAGCAGAAATCAGAATTGTGGGTTTTATTTCGAGTGTGTTTTTAGAGTTATATTACTCAGCTGTTCGGAAGAAGGGtataatcgaataaaaatgtcaaaattgaTGTACGAATACCTTGAAATAACCTGAAATCGATTAGTAAAATTAATCAGATGAGATAATAATGGGTGTATCAGATACCCTGAAATCTGTATGGAATTGGTTAATGTCCGGATGCAtgacgattttcaaaatcttagcATTAACTCTCCTCTCTCTAATTTTACTTTTGATATCCTGCTTGTTAATGATACTTTTTTTACTACTcgcggtgaattttttttccgcgaTATTCGGGAGGCACGATCGCCAGTCCGAATGACGCTTTGACTTTGATCCGAAGTTgccaaaatcaaattttaaactcCCGTCAAACCGTCGCGATTAGTTGACTCCCTTCTCATCACACCTCATCACATGGGGACCGTTTTAGGCGTCATTCTAATACCGTTTAAACTCTTGTGGTGCACCGCTGTACTGGTTTACGACATTGTCAACTTGGCAGTTTTGCTGCTACTTACGATCATCGGGATATGGATAGCCGTGATCTTCGTCAATTTCGTCACTCGGATCGTCGACAGATATCTTCACGATGATGAAGATTGCGGATGAACGATCAGGAGGATCCAGACGCCAGGTTTTACTCTCCCTACTTCGATCTTACGAGGGATATCAGTTtggtgccccccccccccccctgcacCTGATTTTGGtgagactcatgtatgttttagaacattgaaaactaagagacacgtattttttttttatctgcgggaaaaacggtttgaaggggtgaaaacgacccccaaagaCCCGCTTcgtgtatttgaatgaaaccaacactgacatgttttttaatgaatagaaaaacttCAGCGTTAGTTTCATTAAAATCCATCAAGTGCATTAAGAAATTACCTCGTTGGGTGTACAActttgggggtcgttttcacccctctaaaccgtttttctgaagataaaaaaaaatacttgagtctcaacgaaatcagaggggACACCAAACCGATGTTTTTTGTTAGTATGTACCTAGCAAAAAATCCATGTACGAATCCTGAATACTCAAAGTCGATGTTTGGTAAACCGGATGTTAGTTAAAAAAtactgttttaaatttttctttcagtacTGAAGAGTCGTAAAAAAAAGCGCAACCATCATCGGAGTGgaggttgaagttccgaatttggaGAGTCCCAAAAGCGTGAAATTCCAAACTTTTTGGTTATGAAACTTGGAGTAaagagatcgaatcaggtgtTCCCAAAAACTGCAACCTTTTCATTCAATTGCGTCTCATTTTCAACCTCACCGTAGCCTATTTTCGACTAATCATCTTTCAAAACGTTGAATTATTTACTGTCAACATTCAAGATAATAATTCAGACATCGTTACAATTGAATTTAGATTATAAATGCAGATACACAGAGAATGGCAATACTGGAAGACGTCAGGAAATGATGTGGGATTGAGGAAAATCGTCGGGTGAATTCATCTACtcatttgtaattgaaaaatataattatatatgtatgatttTATCACAATCGTTATGTACGCTATTAATGCTTGTACACTTTAAATCTCTTATCGAGTGTGGAAAATTAACGCAGTTTTTTGCAAGCCTCTGGTATTCATATCCAAATGCCAATGTTTTTAATAGAATGACAGTGTTTTCGTGAAAACTGCAAATTGTGTGCATAAATTTTCGTCAGGCGTGTGTAATACCAGACACCAGCTAAAGCTGCATTCGATACATGTAAATGTATTtgtgtatatctatatttttgatataaaatattaacattctgtttgtgttttttttttttttttttttttttttttaacaacgcGCACGTTTCTGCGTTGGCCCCCAACGTATTATTAAcagtattgttattattattattgttattttgtaatagttgcaacgattttgaaaaccgtttcttcacttttcataCAACGTTATACTTTTACCGTAACATTATACAATAATCAAATACACGCATATTTTATACGCTCGAAagaaacacaagaaaattcTTTGCTTTAATAATCGTAGCATTAATTTTGACAagttgaaattctttgaattgaattgttttttggttgttttttttttttttttttacagagaatcgattctaataaaattttcttgttttcttcaaATCGAGGAATTATctcgaaatatataaattcggaattagaataaaaatttgttttttggatGTTTGAactagaatttcaaaaaatcacataattttctattcttatttctatatttttctcatatctttgtcgttttgaataaaaatattcctgCAATATGCATTGTGTAGGTACCTATGTACAAGGTTAAATACTTTGACCATTTATTATGTACTATCGCGTACATAATTAGGTtcttatttaatatatatatatatatgtatatttttttttttttgaatttaatttaaaaaaatattacactcAGTTAAAGCTCTCTTAGCGACGCgtgttattatatacgtatatatttatgtttaGAATATTATGCAAAGTCACGAGTCTTTAACACAGAATATACCCTATACAATACAGCTATACACAAATTATCACAAACCTAATCTAATTCTATAATTTAACCGTGGTTATAGTaggtaacaataataatcacaacAATTGTTAAACAATTGTTAATATATTACCGATTTCgttgtaaattaaattatctAGAGAAATAATTCTATACACAAAAATCTTAtatcataaattatttcacgtcTAAGACAGAAAAATATCGGGTAGATAGAAAATAATTCTCTGTAATTTAGATTCTGTAATTGCTTTAATTTAATCTCTCTTTGGAAATGGTTTGCGTGATGTAGACTCAGGACATCGATTTAACCAGATTTTAATGCGGTTACGAAAGTCGATgtacgaattttttcatcaaacgaTCCAACGACGAAACAGCTTTTTGCGAAATTGTGCCATAAATAAGGATTACACGTGCTTGGATCTTTGGAAATCGAATAACGTAAGCGATCGCTAATTCGTATTAAACGAGTCTAAGTCTTAGTGTCTGTTTGTCAACGTATCGCGTATCTGCGAAGGTCAGGAAACTCGCATTCTATTACAATTAGGTACGAATTATGACTGTAGTTATCTTGATTGCTATGTCCAATGTGCGTAGCTTGGGTGTTGAAGCTACTGAAACCCAAGCGTTGGCTCTTCAGAGCTCCTTAGAGGTTAAATTGCTCTACACGATTGTCGAATCTATTCAAGAGTCACGGCCGTGAGGAGTTATCCTTCGCAACAATATAGTTCACTGACTCGATTAATTAATTCCGAGTATCGAAGTGAATGAAgtagaataagaaaatattacagaatCGTTGACTTTGTTTACATCCGAATACTTAGCGGTCGAGCAACGTCAACAAACTTCGAGAGCTCGTTTCGTGCGATCGTCTGTATTATTCGCTCAACGTAAACACAGGCAAGGATGTGTGTTGATCAGTGTTTCAAGTCGAATATTTCGATCAGTAGTGGCTCGACGCTCGACGGATTAACGTTCAAATAAACGCCGACGACCTCGTCGTTTAGTCTGTGgagttctgaaattttttgtatcagCTGCAAAAAGGTGGACTTAGCCTCGCAGCCGGGGTAAACACTCTCCAAGTATCGCCTTAGCAGGTAGTAGTAAGAGTTCTTGaatcaaaaaaacaatatcgAAATCGGTTAGGCCGTTGttcatttgaaaatcgaaCATCGAATAGCGTTGGGTTGACGTTAAGGATGTTGTACTGTAGGTATAATCCGTACATCCTTAAAGGACCTTAAAGGAATTTGCAATATGTCAAAATGCATATCGTCCAGATGAAAAGTTCTTTTGGATCCAAGTCCAATGATCAGTAATTTTCGAGAtgtatggatttttttatatctatggATGATGCGATTTTTACGAAGTTCCGAGGCTTCAAGGGGGACTTGCAGTCAAATATATCACTCAAATCTGCACATCTGATTCGCAGAGACTCCGCAGACACGTGAAGTTTTTGAGTGATTTGTTTGATTTCAAATCCCCTTGAAGctttataattcaaaaaaaaaaaaaaaaaaaaaaaaatcagtaaatcGACAGACATAAAAAATCTGGGTACCTTTATTCTGACTTTTGGGACTTGTGTCCGTGAGAACTTTTCATCACTAGGATGTGTACTATGACATactgaaaaatggaaaaaattttcgaccagGAATCAATTTCCATAAGTATTCTACGGAATCCTCTAGTCCACAAAACTTGACAcggaattttctttctttttttaaggTCCGCAGTACAACTTTTTGGAAAAGTAAGTGAGACAGTGTTAAGGAATGGAAGGACTCTGGAATTTGACATCGCTTCCGGTAAGTAGGATTATATTAATCTTAGTAAAATACCTGTTCGAGTTTTATCACGTCACTATGAATGACGCGCGGTCTATCAGGTGTGAAGAGGGCTATGGCACTCAGTATGAGAATGATGTTTTCGTCCCTCCATTTTGGGTCGAAAGTCCTGACGAACCTCGAGTGTTCCGCGTACAAATTACCCTTGGCTTCCTTCAGGACGTccacttttatttttgacaTTCTTTCCTGGCTGTGGGGGATCTTCCACATGTCTTTGTCCGGGTCGTAATTGATCGCCGAACGTAGGATCATCATCTCGGTACAACCACCCTTCAACAGAGCCAGTTGATCCTCCTGGCACATATTTTTGAACGCGTTTATCTTCTTCGACATTTTGATCAACCTTCGGATCGCTATTGCCGTCAGATTTATCACGTCCAGGAGCATTGGGTCTGACTGTCCAGCGTTCCCCTGATGAAAATATAACTTATTATTGGTGCCCTGGTACTTGAAGTGGTCGCCATTCACaatatactttttcaaaaatctaccCTCTGCACAAAAATCTTTCTTGAACAAATCCCCCCTCCACAATGTTCTAACTTTTAGGCTGTGCAGTCACCTTCCGCATTTTTGTAAGGGGTGGTTTAGGTTAAAACAAATTCGATATTAggggtaaattttatttaaaggaATTTTATACCGGAGATATTAATGGGGGGATTTTTACTAGCCACCCTTATAGTTGACAGATTTCACGACCATGTTTGTATTCTATGTTCATTAGGGTGGCGCCAAAAaaccgaccattttttttttttttgagtctcgtgtgaccaaatgttagtttttgttgttttaagagcctacttcgaaggacagttcaaaaaaaaatttttaagaggccgctcgacattttttaaaacgttagaaatcgtaaataatcgatttttttttctcgttacggtataattttatagacaaaaaaaaaataagtttccgaaagtttcagttcaaaatttgaattttgaaaggtcgctcataattttcttgcaattttttctcgcatttctttagatcttttcgagcgaccttttaatattcatattaaaatttcacaaattatttttctttaatttagtaagaaagaatcgataacaatacaccacgacatgaattaaaaatcaaacaaaatactgaaaatataatttttttaatttaatttctgacgattttttacattttaaaaaatttggaccgagctcttaaaattttttttttcaactgtcctttggagtgggctcttgaaacatcaaaaactaacattttgtcacacgaaactcgaaaaaaaaaaaaaatagtcggtttttttgcgccaccctaatgttcatggatattttacaaaagaaaGATTCTTTACACATGAATTATATGGCTGAAGTCGACATGACACACATCTGATTCTGATTCACCATCGGCTTTCCGGTTTTGCATCCGGTCATATCGGTCACAGTGAGCGAGATGGACGATGGATGAATTTATTGCGGTTTAGCAGCGTCAGATGATACATTgttatgcatgcatgcatacatacctTGAATCTGCAGTCTTCGCCAACCAAATTAGTGATGTCATCGTCCAATGGTGCCAAAAGAGCTTTA is a window encoding:
- the LOC124414089 gene encoding N-acetyl-D-glucosamine kinase; this translates as MMGKKDLQKPVVAVSQEKKAQINENELRRAKRDERKEQAAAGSEEIKTDDEVGDDDRVNRTAESPNLEERSADEIRIGGVEGGATHSTLIIMNGHGEKLIEMKGPGTNHWQLGMKETAARINGMITMAKKELNIRTSSPLDSVGLTLSGCEQDESNRHLRETLFHEFPTASRQYFIGSDTLGSIKTGIQNGGVVLIAGTGSNALLINPDGQKHGCGGWGHMIGDEGSAYWIAHRATKYVFDDMDNLEKSPRPISYVWPAMRNFFHVADRTDLLPHLYANFDKSKFAMLAKELAKGCEHEDPLCLLLFEDTGKILARYVQVVATKAHNDLLLSPGGLRVVCVGSVWHSWPYMKKGFVEQIHGTPGVDELTLLRLKTSAAVGACYLAADSLQCGSLKKTYDDNIDIFYHYKRANMPKSAKDD